Proteins encoded by one window of Dendropsophus ebraccatus isolate aDenEbr1 chromosome 4, aDenEbr1.pat, whole genome shotgun sequence:
- the LTO1 gene encoding protein LTO1 homolog has product METSDDLFEGIVMSEERYHGEGYEEGFAEGSQVGEAEGKHYGAVYGAKAGSELGCYLGFASTWRLLLSLAASDKHSKKIKSLDSLISMVESFPTDDPTNDKLQDELSRIRGKVKQVCSMLNVQPDFRVNYENSGLSF; this is encoded by the exons ATGGAGACGTCAGACGACCTGTTCGAGGGGATTGTGATGAGCGAGGAGAG ATACCATGGGGAAGGATACGAAGAAGGTTTTGCTGAAGGAAGTCAAGTCGGTGAGGCAGAAGGTAAACATTATGGAGCCGTATACGGTGCAAAAGCTGGATCTGAG CTGGGTTGCTACCTGGGATTTGCATCTACATGGAGGCTGCTCCTCTCACTCGCCGCAAGCGATAAACATAG caaaaaaataaagagcCTGGACTCCCTGATATCGATGGTTGAGAGCTTTCCCACCGATGACCCGACTAATGACAAACTCCAGGACGAGCTCTCCAGGATCCGCGGCAAAGTGAAGCAG GTGTGTTCTATGCTGAACGTCCAGCCTGACTTCAGAGTAAACTATGAAAACTCTGGACTCTCCTTCTAA